The following proteins come from a genomic window of Myroides odoratus DSM 2801:
- a CDS encoding hydroxymethylglutaryl-CoA reductase, degradative: MIGSINGFSKLNKEEKINWIAKTYLNNQEAVVDLIKQYWNSDEELQKLHDEFIENTITNFYLPLGVAPNFLINATWYTIPMVIEESSVVAAASKAAKFWADRGGFKASILNTEKIGQVHFIYKGEKQKLEQFIESIQGVFLTDTFSITQNMQKRGGGILSITLRDKTDAIPNYYQLHVTFETKDSMGANFINSCLEQMATTLKREALQYAAFTEDEKAIDVVMSILSNYVPNCVVRAEVSCPVEELKSSEIQDPVLFAEKFVQAVRIAEIEPFRAVTHNKGVMNGVDAVVLATGNDFRAIEAGVHAYASRNGQYSSLSHASIEAGIFRFWIDLPLAVGTVGGLTSLHPMVKIALQMLQKPSATQLMQIIAVAGLAQNFAAVKSLTTTGIQQGHMKMHLMNILNQFKATDEERVKVVTHFEKNVVSHSAVVELLETLRK, from the coding sequence ATGATAGGGAGTATAAATGGGTTTTCGAAACTAAACAAAGAAGAGAAAATCAATTGGATAGCAAAAACATATTTAAACAACCAAGAAGCGGTCGTAGATTTAATCAAGCAATATTGGAATTCAGATGAAGAGTTGCAAAAATTGCACGATGAATTTATTGAAAATACGATTACGAATTTTTATTTGCCTCTTGGTGTAGCTCCTAACTTCCTGATTAATGCTACTTGGTATACCATTCCGATGGTAATTGAAGAGAGTTCTGTCGTAGCCGCAGCATCCAAAGCTGCTAAGTTTTGGGCGGATCGAGGCGGATTTAAAGCTTCAATTCTAAACACCGAAAAAATTGGACAGGTTCACTTTATCTATAAAGGAGAAAAGCAAAAATTAGAACAATTCATCGAATCGATACAAGGTGTTTTTCTAACGGATACCTTTTCAATTACGCAAAATATGCAGAAACGCGGAGGAGGAATCCTTTCCATAACCTTGCGCGATAAAACAGATGCTATTCCAAACTATTACCAATTGCATGTTACCTTTGAAACGAAAGATAGCATGGGGGCGAATTTTATCAATTCGTGTTTGGAGCAAATGGCAACTACATTGAAACGTGAGGCTTTGCAATATGCTGCATTCACTGAAGATGAAAAAGCAATTGATGTCGTGATGAGTATTTTGTCAAACTATGTACCGAATTGTGTAGTGCGTGCTGAAGTATCTTGTCCAGTTGAAGAATTAAAATCAAGTGAGATTCAAGATCCAGTGCTTTTTGCAGAGAAATTTGTACAAGCGGTACGCATTGCTGAAATTGAACCATTTCGAGCGGTTACGCACAATAAAGGAGTGATGAATGGAGTAGATGCGGTAGTTTTAGCAACTGGAAATGACTTTAGAGCGATTGAGGCAGGTGTACATGCTTATGCGTCTAGAAATGGACAATACAGCAGTTTATCTCATGCGTCAATTGAAGCGGGTATCTTTAGATTTTGGATTGATTTACCATTAGCCGTGGGAACAGTAGGTGGATTAACTTCTTTACATCCAATGGTAAAAATTGCCTTGCAAATGCTGCAAAAACCTTCAGCAACACAATTGATGCAAATCATCGCAGTTGCTGGATTAGCACAGAATTTTGCTGCTGTGAAATCCCTGACAACAACGGGAATTCAGCAAGGACATATGAAAATGCACTTGATGAATATCCTAAATCAATTCAAAGCAACAGATGAAGAACGCGTAAAAGTAGTGACGCATTTTGAAAAAAATGTAGTTTCACATAGTGCCGTTGTAGAATTGTTAGAAACGCTGAGAAAGTAA
- a CDS encoding GYDIA family GHMP kinase, whose protein sequence is MEFYSHGKLLVSGEYVVLDGAVAFALPTAMGQSLHVTAIEEPILYWTSYDVDGQVWMQEQVAIEEVVNGTDRQESSYLQTLIDVLRAAHRQNPNVLTQQGGFRVESKLTFPRLWGLGTSSTWINNVAQWFGINPYQLLQESFGGSGYDIACAQFKSALLYQRMSPIQPKVDLVEFQPTFAQHIYFVYLNQKQSSKEAIAAYRTKKGEIAEQIQLITAISQLLVTANTRVEFQALMTEHESILSTILGIPPIQQQLFADFDGAIKSLGAWGGDFVMAVAENDPTSYFQEKGYATVLPYAEMIAI, encoded by the coding sequence ATGGAGTTTTATAGTCATGGAAAATTGTTGGTATCTGGCGAGTATGTGGTCCTTGATGGAGCAGTTGCTTTTGCATTGCCTACTGCAATGGGACAATCCTTACACGTAACAGCAATTGAAGAGCCTATATTGTACTGGACCAGCTATGATGTAGATGGACAGGTTTGGATGCAAGAACAAGTAGCAATTGAAGAAGTAGTAAATGGAACGGATAGACAAGAATCTTCTTATCTTCAAACTTTAATTGATGTTTTACGTGCAGCACATCGACAAAATCCAAACGTACTGACACAACAAGGAGGATTTCGAGTTGAAAGTAAACTAACTTTTCCACGGCTGTGGGGATTGGGAACATCATCGACTTGGATCAATAACGTGGCACAGTGGTTCGGAATTAATCCATACCAATTACTACAAGAATCATTCGGAGGAAGTGGATATGACATTGCTTGTGCACAATTTAAAAGTGCACTGTTGTATCAACGAATGTCGCCAATTCAACCTAAAGTTGATTTAGTAGAGTTTCAACCTACTTTTGCTCAACATATTTACTTTGTCTACCTGAATCAAAAACAAAGTAGCAAAGAGGCAATTGCTGCATATAGAACGAAGAAAGGAGAGATTGCGGAACAAATACAACTGATTACGGCGATTAGCCAGCTGTTGGTAACGGCAAACACAAGAGTGGAGTTTCAAGCGTTAATGACGGAACATGAATCGATTCTCAGCACTATTTTAGGTATTCCACCAATTCAACAACAATTGTTTGCTGATTTTGATGGAGCAATTAAAAGCTTAGGTGCTTGGGGAGGTGATTTTGTTATGGCGGTTGCCGAAAATGATCCAACAAGTTATTTTCAAGAGAAAGGATATGCTACGGTACTGCCTTACGCAGAAATGATAGCGATATAA
- a CDS encoding carboxypeptidase-like regulatory domain-containing protein, with product MAKYTIDIPEPCSEDWNQMTPLEKGRHCAVCEKTILDFSNYTKQELIQHIKQEGKICGRVPAKYLDIELNESTVNRGIGLRGLVAATINLLVLTTATSVQGQTKNPVEQSEQQKGNSSDNIEVTVLPTQPLKRIVTGEVIDEEGLGLPGAIVMINGTDHGVVANFDGQFAIEIPEEIKDVKLCFSFIGTEERIKEITNFEKPVVIRLRGILGDEEKIITTGGIIVKKKKRWLFF from the coding sequence ATGGCAAAATATACCATCGATATTCCTGAACCGTGTTCTGAAGATTGGAATCAGATGACGCCTTTAGAAAAAGGAAGGCATTGTGCAGTTTGCGAAAAGACTATCTTAGACTTTTCTAACTATACAAAACAAGAATTGATTCAGCACATCAAACAAGAAGGAAAGATTTGTGGACGAGTTCCTGCAAAATATTTAGATATTGAGTTGAATGAATCAACAGTGAATCGTGGAATTGGCCTGCGTGGTCTTGTTGCGGCTACAATTAATTTATTGGTTTTGACAACAGCTACGAGTGTGCAGGGGCAGACTAAAAATCCTGTAGAACAAAGTGAGCAACAAAAGGGGAATAGTAGTGATAATATTGAAGTAACAGTTCTTCCAACACAACCGTTGAAACGCATAGTAACAGGGGAAGTAATAGATGAGGAAGGATTAGGATTACCTGGTGCAATTGTTATGATTAATGGAACAGATCATGGGGTAGTAGCTAATTTTGATGGACAATTTGCAATTGAAATTCCAGAGGAAATTAAAGATGTGAAGTTGTGTTTTTCTTTTATTGGAACAGAAGAGCGCATCAAAGAAATTACAAATTTTGAAAAACCAGTGGTGATAAGGTTAAGAGGTATTTTGGGTGACGAGGAGAAGATAATCACTACAGGAGGAATTATTGTGAAAAAGAAGAAAAGATGGCTATTCTTTTAA
- a CDS encoding carboxypeptidase-like regulatory domain-containing protein yields MARYSIQIPEPCSEDWNQMTPLEKGRHCAVCEKTILDFSNYTKQELIQHIKQEGKICGRVPAKYLDIELNESTVNRGIGLRGLVAATINLLVLTTATSAQAHEQVVIEHNSQDNHTASESKPVEKEDQLNRLICGQVTDTDGVFIPGVSISIKELNLHAVTNLDGYFQLELPESHPKTFKIEFQFIGMETLEVKVKAKDSSKFLQVELKDDTNILGGLAVVKSKKKWLFF; encoded by the coding sequence ATGGCAAGATACAGCATTCAAATACCAGAACCATGTTCTGAAGATTGGAATCAGATGACGCCTTTAGAAAAAGGAAGACATTGTGCAGTTTGCGAAAAGACGATCTTAGACTTTTCTAACTATACAAAACAAGAATTGATTCAGCACATCAAACAAGAAGGAAAGATTTGTGGACGAGTTCCTGCAAAATATTTAGATATTGAGTTGAATGAATCAACAGTGAATCGTGGAATTGGCCTGCGTGGTCTTGTTGCGGCTACAATTAATTTATTGGTTTTGACAACAGCTACGAGTGCACAAGCACACGAACAAGTAGTAATAGAACATAATAGTCAAGATAATCATACAGCAAGTGAATCTAAACCTGTTGAAAAAGAGGATCAGTTAAATAGGCTTATTTGTGGCCAAGTAACCGACACTGATGGTGTATTTATTCCTGGGGTTTCTATATCAATTAAGGAACTAAATCTTCATGCGGTAACGAATTTAGATGGATATTTTCAATTAGAATTACCCGAAAGTCACCCTAAGACATTTAAAATAGAATTTCAGTTTATAGGTATGGAAACACTTGAGGTAAAAGTAAAAGCAAAAGATAGTAGTAAATTCCTGCAAGTCGAACTTAAAGATGATACGAATATACTTGGAGGACTTGCGGTTGTCAAATCAAAGAAAAAATGGTTATTCTTTTAA
- a CDS encoding YqjF family protein has protein sequence MKKIKDIMADIAHRPWALPSGSWSYYQEWNRLLFMHFEVPFDVLRALVPTALELDEFDGKYYISVVPFTMEKIRPRFLPAVGFISNFDEINVRTYVKKEGKAGVYFLNIEGGKSLSVFVSKQLSGLPYEKATMKRKEMVYASSNEKKKFQLEAKYTIGEKVQQKTPLQVWLTERYCLYVYVNHNLYRYQIHHEVWQLKEITFDQLKVDYQLAGIHLTENQVIAPNYSDGIKVVAWSKEKINE, from the coding sequence ATGAAGAAAATCAAAGACATTATGGCGGATATTGCGCATAGGCCTTGGGCATTACCCTCCGGATCGTGGAGCTATTATCAAGAGTGGAATCGATTGCTCTTCATGCACTTTGAAGTTCCCTTTGATGTTTTACGAGCTTTAGTGCCTACCGCATTAGAACTAGATGAATTTGACGGAAAATACTACATCTCAGTTGTTCCTTTTACCATGGAGAAGATTCGTCCTCGGTTTTTACCTGCTGTTGGTTTTATTTCCAATTTTGATGAAATTAATGTGCGCACTTATGTAAAAAAAGAAGGGAAAGCAGGCGTTTACTTTTTGAATATTGAAGGTGGAAAATCACTTTCTGTTTTTGTTTCTAAACAACTATCGGGATTACCCTATGAAAAAGCAACCATGAAACGCAAAGAGATGGTATATGCCTCTTCAAATGAAAAAAAGAAATTTCAATTAGAAGCAAAATACACGATCGGAGAAAAAGTACAACAGAAGACGCCGTTGCAAGTATGGTTAACGGAGCGCTATTGTTTGTATGTTTACGTCAACCATAATTTGTATCGCTATCAAATTCACCATGAAGTTTGGCAGTTGAAAGAAATAACGTTTGATCAACTGAAAGTAGATTATCAACTCGCGGGGATTCACTTGACGGAAAATCAGGTAATCGCTCCTAATTATTCGGATGGAATTAAAGTGGTCGCCTGGAGTAAAGAAAAAATAAACGAATAA